A window of the Agromyces mariniharenae genome harbors these coding sequences:
- a CDS encoding YifB family Mg chelatase-like AAA ATPase, with amino-acid sequence MPVARTRSVALLGLAGSIVEVEADLSSQLPGISIIGLPDAALAEARERVRSAATNAGCPLPPRKLTVNLSPAALPKHGSGFDLAIAVACLAAAGEVSVESVDRVVHLGELGLDGRLRPIDGILPAVLAASRAGHDTVMVPSANAAEAALVPGVEVIGVASLLEAAIRHGGEFEERPVEPVAATARGDDTEAPAGDLADVAGNDDAVDALLTAAAGGHHVYFLGPPGAGKTMLASRLPGILPDLPPDAALEVSSIRSLAGRSVGDALSVRPPFEAPHHTATAAAIVGGGSRLIRPGAASRASHGVLFLDEAPEFPSAVLDVLRQPLESGTISIHRANSVASFPARFQLVVAANPCPCGNHGLKGVECTCTPIMRRRYLGRISGPLLDRIDLQVWVPRITAAGLRLAVDRPGLSSAEARARVVAAREVARDRLRGTPWRTNAEMPGPWMRGAGRLHPGGRASAAADRALELGGLTMRGYDRVLKTAWTLADLGGAVAPTREHVGRALFLRRGFDQ; translated from the coding sequence ATGCCGGTGGCACGCACCCGCTCGGTCGCCCTGCTCGGGCTCGCGGGCTCCATCGTCGAGGTCGAGGCCGACCTCTCGTCGCAGCTTCCCGGCATCTCGATCATCGGGTTGCCCGACGCGGCCCTCGCCGAGGCGCGGGAACGCGTGCGGTCGGCGGCCACCAACGCCGGTTGCCCGCTGCCGCCGCGCAAGCTCACCGTGAACCTCTCGCCGGCCGCGCTCCCGAAGCACGGATCGGGCTTCGACCTCGCGATCGCTGTGGCGTGCCTCGCCGCGGCCGGCGAGGTGTCGGTCGAGTCCGTCGATCGCGTCGTGCACCTCGGCGAGCTCGGCCTCGACGGGCGGCTGCGCCCGATCGACGGGATCCTCCCGGCCGTCCTCGCGGCGTCGCGCGCCGGACACGACACCGTGATGGTGCCGAGCGCGAACGCCGCCGAGGCGGCGCTCGTGCCCGGCGTCGAGGTGATCGGCGTCGCGTCGCTGCTCGAGGCGGCCATCCGGCACGGCGGCGAGTTCGAGGAGCGACCGGTGGAGCCGGTTGCGGCGACGGCGCGCGGCGACGACACCGAGGCGCCGGCCGGCGACCTGGCCGACGTCGCGGGCAACGACGACGCGGTCGACGCGCTGCTCACCGCCGCGGCAGGCGGGCACCACGTCTACTTCCTCGGCCCGCCAGGTGCCGGCAAGACGATGCTCGCCTCCCGGCTGCCCGGCATCCTGCCCGACCTGCCTCCCGACGCGGCACTGGAGGTCTCGTCGATCCGTTCGCTCGCGGGCCGCTCGGTTGGAGACGCCCTCTCGGTACGGCCACCGTTCGAGGCACCGCACCACACCGCGACGGCCGCCGCGATCGTGGGCGGCGGCAGCCGCCTGATCCGTCCGGGTGCCGCGTCGCGCGCCTCGCACGGCGTGCTCTTCCTCGACGAGGCGCCCGAGTTCCCGTCGGCTGTCCTCGACGTGCTGCGGCAGCCGCTCGAGTCGGGCACCATCAGCATCCATCGGGCGAACTCGGTGGCCTCCTTCCCTGCGCGCTTCCAACTCGTGGTGGCGGCGAACCCGTGCCCGTGCGGCAACCACGGCCTGAAGGGCGTGGAGTGCACGTGCACGCCGATCATGCGTCGTCGGTATCTCGGGCGCATCTCCGGACCACTGCTCGATCGCATCGACCTGCAGGTGTGGGTGCCGCGCATCACGGCAGCCGGCCTGCGGTTGGCCGTCGATCGGCCCGGCCTGTCGAGCGCCGAGGCGCGGGCCCGTGTGGTCGCGGCGCGGGAGGTCGCACGCGATCGGCTCAGGGGCACGCCCTGGCGCACCAACGCGGAGATGCCGGGCCCGTGGATGCGCGGAGCCGGTCGCCTGCATCCCGGCGGTCGGGCGAGCGCCGCGGCCGACCGGGCGCTCGAGCTCGGCGGCCTCACGATGCGCGGCTACGACCGCGTGCTGAAGACGGCGTGGACCTTGGCCGACCTCGGGGGCGCGGTCGCGCCCACCCGGGAGCATGTCGGCCGCGCACTGTTCCTGAGGAGGGGATTCGACCAGTGA
- the dprA gene encoding DNA-processing protein DprA: MKLLTEAARESAADFAVVRRGEEPSLDAFARAVLGLIAEPGDGVLGRAISAAGAPAVAERLLARAPAEALVDAVVEAGGDLDEREASSARDRWLPRLDHRGFVTSLAQAARVGARLLVPGDACWPSGVDELGAHAPLALWVRGRVEALAGTQPTIALVGARAATGYGEHVTMEASAGLVDRGFAIVSGGAYGIDGMAHRAALASDGTTVAFLAGGVDRYYPLGHESLLARIAESGAVVAELPCGAAPTKWRFLQRNRLIAAAGEATVVLEAGMRSGSLNTAGHAAALGRPLGAVPGPVTSPASAGCHRLLREFDAVCVVDADQMAELVTAGGRPRWSGELGIDVDGEAGSGDRGMTASFPDDRADPRLIRVLDALSSRTPRPLADVARRAGLAVTEVMSVLGSLEAEGVAVRDARGWRRRRAG; encoded by the coding sequence GTGAAGCTGTTGACCGAAGCCGCACGGGAGTCCGCGGCAGACTTCGCCGTCGTGCGCCGCGGCGAGGAACCATCGCTCGACGCGTTCGCACGCGCAGTGCTGGGACTCATCGCCGAACCGGGGGACGGCGTGCTCGGGCGCGCGATCTCCGCCGCGGGCGCGCCGGCGGTCGCCGAGCGCCTGCTCGCCCGAGCACCCGCGGAGGCGCTGGTCGACGCGGTCGTCGAGGCCGGTGGTGACCTCGACGAACGTGAGGCGAGCTCGGCGCGCGACCGCTGGCTTCCGCGACTCGACCATCGGGGCTTCGTCACGTCGCTCGCCCAGGCCGCGCGGGTGGGCGCGCGACTCCTCGTGCCGGGCGACGCCTGCTGGCCGAGCGGCGTCGACGAGCTCGGCGCGCATGCTCCGCTCGCCCTGTGGGTCCGAGGTCGTGTCGAAGCACTCGCCGGGACGCAACCGACCATCGCGCTCGTGGGTGCTCGCGCGGCCACCGGGTACGGCGAGCACGTGACGATGGAGGCGTCGGCGGGGCTCGTCGACCGGGGCTTCGCGATCGTGTCGGGCGGGGCGTACGGCATCGACGGCATGGCGCACCGCGCCGCGCTCGCGAGCGACGGCACGACGGTGGCGTTCCTCGCGGGCGGGGTCGACCGCTACTACCCGCTCGGGCACGAGTCGCTGCTCGCGCGCATCGCCGAGTCCGGCGCCGTCGTCGCCGAGCTGCCCTGCGGCGCGGCGCCGACGAAATGGCGATTCCTGCAGCGGAACCGGCTGATCGCCGCGGCCGGCGAGGCGACCGTGGTGCTCGAGGCGGGCATGCGCTCGGGCTCGCTCAACACGGCCGGGCACGCCGCCGCCCTCGGACGTCCGCTCGGCGCGGTGCCGGGGCCGGTCACCAGTCCGGCCTCGGCCGGATGCCACCGGCTGCTGCGCGAGTTCGACGCCGTCTGCGTCGTCGACGCCGACCAGATGGCCGAGCTCGTGACGGCCGGCGGTCGACCGCGCTGGAGCGGCGAGCTCGGCATCGACGTGGACGGCGAAGCGGGATCCGGCGACCGCGGCATGACGGCCTCGTTCCCCGACGATCGCGCCGACCCGAGGCTGATCCGCGTCCTCGACGCCCTGAGTAGCCGCACGCCGCGGCCGCTCGCCGACGTGGCGCGTCGCGCCGGCCTGGCCGTGACGGAGGTGATGTCGGTGCTCGGCTCGCTCGAGGCCGAGGGCGTCGCCGTGCGGGACGCGCGTGGCTGGCGTCGGCGGCGTGCCGGGTGA
- a CDS encoding phosphodiesterase, with amino-acid sequence MAEQLGRYPAARRVIAHVSDTHLLHGGAPLGGRADTVGALRQVVSQLDRLGDRLDAIVVTGDVTDLGEPDAYRRVRELVDPLAASSGARVVWVMGNHDARGAFREGLLGEPASDEPVNQVVDLDGLRVIALDTSVPGWHHGALDDASLEWLDRVLAEPAPEGTILAMHHAPLATPLALMDVLELRGQDALAEVIRGRGIRLILGGHLHYPTNGEFAGIPVSVAGATAYTMDLSAPPRELVGVDGGRSFDVVHVYDDSHVTIVVPLGPFPVVTSFGEAFLAEVEGLSPEGRLDRFSRKPEGS; translated from the coding sequence ATGGCGGAGCAGCTCGGCAGGTATCCGGCGGCGAGGCGGGTCATCGCCCACGTGAGCGACACCCACCTGCTCCACGGCGGGGCGCCCCTCGGTGGCCGCGCCGACACGGTCGGCGCCCTGCGGCAGGTGGTGTCCCAGCTCGATCGGCTCGGCGACCGCCTCGACGCCATCGTCGTCACCGGCGACGTCACCGACCTCGGGGAGCCCGACGCGTACCGGCGCGTGCGCGAGCTCGTCGATCCGCTCGCCGCGTCGTCGGGCGCCCGGGTCGTGTGGGTCATGGGCAACCACGACGCGCGCGGTGCGTTCCGCGAGGGCCTGCTCGGCGAGCCGGCCTCCGACGAGCCGGTCAACCAGGTCGTGGATCTGGACGGACTCCGGGTGATCGCGCTCGACACGAGCGTGCCCGGCTGGCATCACGGCGCCCTCGACGACGCCTCGCTCGAATGGCTCGACCGCGTCCTCGCCGAGCCTGCGCCCGAGGGCACCATCCTCGCGATGCACCACGCCCCGCTGGCGACGCCGTTGGCGCTCATGGACGTGCTCGAGCTGCGCGGACAGGACGCGCTCGCCGAAGTGATCCGGGGTCGCGGCATCCGGCTCATCCTCGGCGGGCACCTGCACTACCCGACGAACGGCGAGTTCGCCGGCATCCCCGTCTCGGTCGCGGGCGCCACGGCGTACACCATGGACCTCTCCGCGCCGCCGCGCGAGCTCGTCGGCGTCGACGGTGGCCGGTCGTTCGACGTCGTGCACGTGTACGACGACTCGCACGTCACGATCGTCGTGCCGCTCGGCCCCTTCCCGGTCGTCACGAGCTTCGGCGAGGCCTTCCTCGCGGAGGTCGAGGGGCTTTCACCCGAGGGCCGGCTCGATCGCTTCTCGCGCAAGCCCGAGGGGTCATGA
- a CDS encoding tyrosine recombinase XerC — protein sequence MTLDGALDDYLAHVRTERGYSAHTVAGYRADLVDLIGFAEQRGVHDPAGLELGLLRDWLWAATERGLARASIARRAASARGFTAWLHRRGLIAADPGARLKAPRAQRTLPRVVTEHALADALAALAARAADGDPVAVRDAAIAELLYAAALRVSELVGLDLADVDRRRRTVLVTGKGAKQRVVPYGAPAARALDRYLESARPALVAGAEAAPTTSAVFLGVRGGRLGVRSVHRQIASLLEDIPGSGPGGPHALRHSAATHLLDGGADLRAVQEFLGHASLGTTQIYTHVSAERLKQSYRTAHPRA from the coding sequence ATGACCCTCGACGGCGCCCTCGACGACTACCTCGCGCACGTCCGCACCGAGCGCGGGTACTCCGCGCACACCGTCGCCGGGTATCGCGCCGACCTCGTCGACCTCATCGGGTTCGCCGAGCAGCGCGGCGTCCACGACCCGGCCGGCCTCGAGCTCGGGCTGCTCCGCGACTGGCTCTGGGCGGCGACCGAGCGCGGACTCGCGCGCGCGAGCATCGCGCGTCGCGCGGCATCCGCTCGGGGCTTCACGGCCTGGCTGCACCGGCGCGGCCTGATCGCTGCCGACCCCGGCGCACGGCTCAAGGCGCCGCGGGCGCAGCGCACGCTGCCGCGCGTGGTCACGGAGCATGCGCTCGCCGACGCGCTGGCCGCGCTCGCGGCCCGCGCGGCCGACGGCGACCCCGTGGCGGTTCGCGACGCCGCGATCGCGGAGCTGCTCTACGCCGCTGCGCTGCGCGTGTCGGAGCTCGTCGGGCTCGACCTCGCCGATGTCGACCGTCGTCGGCGCACCGTGCTGGTCACCGGCAAGGGCGCGAAGCAACGCGTCGTCCCGTACGGCGCACCCGCCGCACGCGCGCTCGACCGCTACCTCGAGTCCGCACGTCCTGCCCTGGTCGCGGGTGCGGAAGCGGCGCCGACGACGTCGGCCGTGTTCCTCGGAGTGCGGGGAGGCCGCCTCGGCGTCCGCAGCGTGCATCGGCAGATCGCGTCGCTCCTCGAGGACATCCCCGGCTCCGGTCCGGGCGGCCCGCACGCCCTCCGGCACAGCGCCGCGACCCACCTGCTCGACGGCGGCGCCGACCTGCGCGCCGTGCAGGAGTTCCTCGGGCACGCCAGCCTCGGCACGACGCAGATCTACACGCACGTCTCGGCGGAGCGGCTCAAGCAGAGCTACCGGACGGCGCATCCGCGCGCCTGA
- a CDS encoding M23 family metallopeptidase has product MTVTAASSPPPERSSAARRSRRIGALAALILSLLVGAALVSISPGAAGAFGLPSAVVSAPPAVAPPVQWRWPVPPPIRVVSPFRAPASPYASGHRGIDIVVERGATIVAPESGTINFAGAVAGRNVVAIDHGGGIVSAIEPVDALVSRGQAVAAGDPIGVVSAGGHCDSGCVHFGVRIDGEYVSPFLFLGGIPRAVLLPS; this is encoded by the coding sequence ATGACCGTCACCGCAGCCTCCTCCCCTCCTCCCGAACGCTCGTCAGCCGCTCGCCGGTCCCGGCGGATCGGCGCACTCGCCGCGCTCATCCTGAGCCTGCTCGTCGGCGCTGCGCTCGTGTCGATCAGCCCCGGCGCGGCCGGCGCGTTCGGACTCCCATCGGCCGTCGTCTCGGCTCCCCCGGCGGTGGCCCCGCCGGTGCAGTGGCGTTGGCCGGTGCCGCCGCCGATCCGCGTCGTCTCGCCATTCAGGGCACCGGCTTCGCCGTACGCCTCCGGTCACCGCGGCATCGACATCGTGGTGGAGCGGGGCGCGACGATCGTGGCGCCCGAGTCGGGCACTATCAACTTCGCCGGTGCGGTGGCCGGGCGGAACGTCGTCGCGATCGACCACGGCGGCGGGATCGTGAGCGCGATCGAGCCGGTCGACGCGCTCGTGAGCCGGGGCCAGGCGGTCGCGGCCGGCGACCCGATCGGCGTCGTGTCGGCGGGTGGCCATTGCGATTCGGGCTGCGTGCACTTCGGCGTGCGCATCGACGGGGAGTACGTCTCGCCGTTCCTGTTCCTCGGCGGCATCCCTCGCGCGGTGCTGCTGCCGTCCTGA
- the rpsB gene encoding 30S ribosomal protein S2, whose product MAVVTIRQLLDSGVHFGHQTRRWNPKMKRFIFTERSGIYIIDLQQSLAYIDKAYDFVKETVAHGGTILFVGTKKQAQESIAEQATRVGQPYVNQRWLGGLLTNFSTVSKRLARMKELEELDFEGTTSGFTKKELLIKKRELDKLHKSLGGIRNLSKTPSALWVVDTKKEHLAIDEAKKLGIPVIGILDTNCDPDEVQYPIPGNDDAIRSVSLLTRIIADAAAEGLIERHQKPEAEGNVSAVEPLAEWEQELLQAGSATTPEQASAETADVAETVAEAKAEAAEVVDEAATEIAATESEADAEGAAAAESK is encoded by the coding sequence ATGGCCGTCGTCACCATCCGCCAGCTGCTCGACAGCGGCGTGCACTTCGGGCACCAGACCCGCCGTTGGAACCCGAAGATGAAGCGCTTCATCTTCACCGAGCGTTCCGGCATCTACATCATCGACCTGCAGCAGTCGCTCGCCTACATCGACAAGGCGTACGACTTCGTCAAGGAGACGGTCGCCCACGGCGGCACCATCCTCTTCGTCGGCACGAAGAAGCAGGCCCAGGAGTCGATCGCCGAGCAGGCGACCCGCGTCGGCCAGCCGTACGTCAACCAGCGTTGGCTCGGCGGCCTCCTCACCAACTTCTCCACGGTCTCCAAGCGCCTCGCGCGCATGAAGGAGCTCGAGGAGCTCGACTTCGAGGGCACCACCAGCGGCTTCACCAAGAAGGAGCTGCTCATCAAGAAGCGCGAGCTCGACAAGCTGCACAAGTCGCTCGGCGGCATCCGCAACCTGTCGAAGACTCCGTCGGCGCTCTGGGTGGTCGACACCAAGAAGGAGCACCTCGCGATCGACGAGGCCAAGAAGCTCGGCATCCCCGTCATCGGCATCCTCGACACCAACTGCGACCCCGACGAGGTGCAGTACCCGATCCCGGGCAACGACGACGCGATCCGCTCGGTGAGCCTGCTCACCCGCATCATCGCCGACGCCGCCGCCGAGGGCCTCATCGAGCGTCACCAGAAGCCCGAGGCCGAGGGCAACGTCTCGGCCGTCGAGCCGCTCGCCGAGTGGGAGCAGGAGCTCCTCCAGGCCGGCAGCGCGACCACCCCCGAGCAGGCGTCGGCCGAGACCGCGGATGTCGCGGAGACCGTCGCCGAGGCGAAGGCCGAGGCGGCCGAGGTCGTCGACGAGGCCGCGACGGAGATCGCCGCGACCGAGTCGGAGGCGGACGCCGAGGGCGCCGCCGCCGCCGAGTCCAAGTAA
- the tsf gene encoding translation elongation factor Ts: MANFTLEDVKTLRERLGTGMVDTKNALVEADGDLEKAVEILRLKGAKGNAKRADRSTAEGLVAAVDNGDGTATLIELACETDFVAKGDKFVGLADRVLAAAAAARAETVEAALAAPAEGKTVADVISEEAAILGEKVELRRIRLVTGEQFSIYLHKTSKDLPPQVGVVLGYAGDDAETARSVAQHISFANPEYLTREDVPADAVEKERAIVEQITRDEGKPEAALPKIIEGRLGAYFKQVALLEQPYAKDDKVSVGKVLSDAGLTVSDFARFKVGA, from the coding sequence ATGGCCAACTTCACCCTCGAAGACGTCAAGACCCTGCGCGAGCGCCTCGGCACCGGCATGGTCGACACGAAGAACGCACTCGTGGAGGCCGACGGCGACCTCGAGAAGGCCGTCGAGATCCTCCGCCTGAAGGGCGCGAAGGGCAACGCGAAGCGTGCCGACCGCTCCACCGCCGAGGGTCTCGTCGCCGCCGTCGACAACGGCGACGGCACCGCCACGCTCATCGAGCTCGCCTGCGAGACCGACTTCGTCGCCAAGGGCGACAAGTTCGTCGGCCTCGCCGACCGCGTGCTCGCCGCCGCCGCCGCGGCCCGCGCCGAGACCGTCGAGGCCGCACTGGCCGCGCCGGCCGAGGGCAAGACCGTCGCCGACGTCATCAGCGAGGAGGCCGCGATCCTCGGCGAGAAGGTCGAGCTCCGTCGCATCCGCCTCGTCACGGGCGAGCAGTTCTCGATCTACCTGCACAAGACGTCGAAGGACCTGCCCCCGCAGGTCGGCGTCGTGCTCGGCTACGCCGGCGACGACGCGGAGACCGCGCGCTCGGTGGCCCAGCACATCTCGTTCGCGAACCCCGAGTACCTCACGCGTGAGGACGTCCCGGCGGACGCGGTCGAGAAGGAGCGTGCCATCGTCGAGCAGATCACGCGCGACGAGGGCAAGCCCGAGGCCGCCCTGCCGAAGATCATCGAGGGTCGCCTCGGTGCCTACTTCAAGCAGGTCGCCCTCCTCGAGCAGCCCTACGCCAAGGACGACAAGGTCTCCGTCGGCAAGGTGCTCTCGGACGCGGGCCTCACGGTGAGCGACTTCGCTCGCTTCAAGGTCGGCGCGTAA
- the pyrH gene encoding UMP kinase has product MTERKRRVMLKLSGEAFGGGALGVNPDVVSALAREIADAARTVEVAIVVGGGNFFRGAELSQRGMDRGRADYMGMLGTVMNSLALQDFLEQAGAETRVQSAISMTQVAEPYIPRRAERHLEKGRVVIFGAGAGLPYFSTDTVAAQRALEIGADVVLVAKNGVDGVYSDDPRTNPDAHKIDRISYQEALQRGLKVVDSTAFSLCMDNGMPMQVFGMEPSGNVTKAILGTELGTIVSNGVPVSTR; this is encoded by the coding sequence ATGACGGAACGCAAGCGCAGGGTGATGCTGAAGCTCTCCGGGGAGGCGTTCGGCGGGGGAGCGCTCGGGGTCAATCCCGACGTCGTGAGCGCACTCGCACGAGAGATCGCGGATGCCGCGCGCACCGTCGAGGTCGCGATCGTGGTCGGCGGCGGCAACTTCTTCCGCGGCGCCGAGCTCTCGCAGCGCGGCATGGATCGCGGCCGGGCGGACTACATGGGCATGCTCGGCACGGTCATGAACTCCCTCGCGCTGCAGGACTTCCTCGAGCAGGCGGGCGCCGAGACCCGCGTGCAGTCGGCGATCTCGATGACGCAGGTCGCCGAGCCCTACATCCCGCGCCGTGCGGAGCGCCACCTCGAGAAGGGCCGGGTCGTCATCTTCGGCGCCGGCGCGGGCCTGCCCTACTTCTCGACCGACACGGTCGCCGCGCAGCGAGCGCTCGAGATCGGCGCCGACGTCGTGCTCGTCGCGAAGAACGGCGTCGACGGCGTCTACTCCGACGACCCGCGCACCAACCCCGACGCCCACAAGATCGACCGCATCAGCTACCAGGAGGCGCTGCAGCGCGGCCTCAAGGTCGTCGACTCGACGGCGTTCAGCCTGTGCATGGACAACGGCATGCCCATGCAGGTGTTCGGCATGGAGCCGAGCGGCAACGTCACCAAGGCCATCCTCGGCACCGAACTCGGCACGATCGTGAGCAACGGCGTGCCGGTGTCCACTCGATAG
- the frr gene encoding ribosome recycling factor encodes MIADVLSDATARMHKAVEVAKDDFATVRTGRANPQLFQKIMVSYYGTPTPLSQLASLQNPEARTLVVTPYDKSALKDIEQAIRDMPNLGANPNNDGNIIRVTLPELTEERRREYVKIVRSKAEDARVSVRNIRRKAKDDLDALKGEVGDDEVARGEKELEHITKANVDAIDDALKRKEAELLEV; translated from the coding sequence GTGATCGCGGATGTACTTTCCGATGCCACCGCACGCATGCACAAGGCCGTCGAAGTCGCCAAGGATGACTTCGCCACCGTGCGCACGGGGCGGGCGAATCCCCAGCTCTTCCAGAAGATCATGGTGAGCTACTACGGCACGCCGACGCCGCTCTCGCAGCTCGCCTCGCTGCAGAACCCCGAGGCGCGCACGCTCGTCGTGACGCCCTACGACAAGAGCGCGCTGAAGGACATCGAGCAGGCGATCCGCGACATGCCGAACCTCGGGGCGAATCCGAACAACGACGGCAACATCATCCGCGTCACCCTGCCCGAGCTCACCGAGGAGCGGCGCCGCGAGTACGTGAAGATCGTGCGTTCGAAGGCGGAGGATGCCCGCGTGTCGGTGCGCAACATCCGTCGGAAGGCGAAGGACGACCTCGACGCCCTGAAGGGCGAGGTCGGCGACGACGAGGTGGCCCGCGGCGAGAAGGAGCTCGAGCACATCACCAAGGCGAACGTCGACGCGATCGACGATGCGCTGAAGCGCAAGGAAGCCGAACTCCTCGAGGTCTGA
- a CDS encoding phosphatidate cytidylyltransferase, giving the protein MQSRKADLEKQFEASKAQFDQAQEKIKARTGRNLILAIIIGLAFGGLLLLSLLVIKELFMLFAVVLAGFAAWELSQALRKGDFDVPRIPTVAAAVIAIPIAYYGGASGQLLAVLGAIVVVSAWRLVEQAVPSRRRTGASLLRDLTAGVFVQGYVTLLATFTVVLTAAEGGQWWTLAFIIIAVAADVGAYAFGLMFGKHKMAPVISPKKTWEGFAGGAGASLVAGVLLSLFMLGNTWWFGLIFGAAIFLTATLGDLAESLVKRDIGIKDMSSWLPGHGGFLDRLDSILPSAAVAFVAFRIFG; this is encoded by the coding sequence GTGCAGTCCCGCAAGGCCGACCTCGAGAAGCAGTTCGAGGCGTCGAAGGCGCAGTTCGACCAGGCGCAGGAGAAGATCAAGGCCCGCACGGGCCGCAACCTGATCCTGGCGATCATCATCGGCTTGGCGTTCGGCGGCCTCCTGCTGCTCAGCCTCCTGGTGATCAAGGAGCTGTTCATGCTCTTCGCCGTGGTGCTCGCGGGCTTCGCGGCGTGGGAGCTCAGCCAGGCGCTGCGGAAGGGCGACTTCGACGTCCCGCGCATCCCGACGGTGGCCGCCGCGGTCATCGCGATCCCGATCGCGTACTACGGCGGCGCGAGCGGGCAGCTGCTCGCCGTGCTCGGCGCCATTGTGGTGGTCTCGGCGTGGCGGCTCGTCGAGCAGGCGGTGCCGTCGCGGCGACGCACCGGCGCGAGCCTCCTGCGCGACCTGACGGCCGGCGTCTTCGTGCAGGGGTACGTGACGCTCCTCGCCACGTTCACGGTCGTGCTGACCGCGGCCGAGGGCGGGCAGTGGTGGACCCTCGCGTTCATCATCATCGCGGTCGCCGCCGACGTGGGCGCCTACGCGTTCGGGCTCATGTTCGGCAAGCACAAGATGGCACCGGTCATCAGCCCGAAGAAGACGTGGGAGGGCTTCGCCGGGGGAGCCGGCGCCAGCCTCGTCGCCGGCGTGCTGCTCTCGCTCTTCATGCTCGGCAACACGTGGTGGTTCGGCCTGATCTTCGGGGCCGCGATCTTCCTCACGGCGACGCTGGGCGACCTCGCCGAGTCCCTCGTGAAGCGCGACATCGGCATCAAGGACATGAGCTCGTGGCTGCCGGGGCACGGCGGCTTCCTCGATCGGCTCGACTCGATCCTGCCGTCGGCGGCGGTTGCGTTCGTGGCCTTCCGGATCTTCGGCTGA
- a CDS encoding DivIVA domain-containing protein: MDSTFPRARKPQLGYNTAQVEEFLQVARRAYDGTARHDDPPLSSERIRLTAFAMQKGGYSTAHVDAALERLEDAFAAEERQVAARLHGSEAWLSEARTTAQVVSNRLARPEGQRFDRVSPLALGYRVREVDRFADKLTRYFRDGWPISIDDVRTVVFTTQRGGYRESQVDLVLDAVVDVMLAVR, encoded by the coding sequence GTGGACTCGACCTTCCCTCGCGCCAGAAAGCCTCAGCTGGGATACAACACCGCCCAGGTCGAGGAGTTCCTGCAAGTGGCCCGTCGCGCGTACGACGGCACTGCTCGTCACGACGACCCGCCGCTCTCGTCCGAGCGCATCCGCCTGACCGCGTTCGCGATGCAGAAGGGCGGGTACTCCACGGCGCACGTCGACGCGGCGCTCGAGCGCCTCGAGGACGCGTTCGCGGCCGAGGAGCGCCAGGTCGCCGCTCGCCTGCACGGCAGCGAGGCGTGGCTCAGCGAGGCGCGCACGACCGCGCAGGTGGTCTCCAACCGGCTCGCACGCCCCGAGGGCCAGCGCTTCGACCGCGTCAGCCCGCTCGCGCTCGGCTACCGCGTGCGCGAGGTGGACCGCTTCGCCGACAAGCTCACCCGCTATTTCCGCGACGGATGGCCCATCTCCATCGACGACGTGCGCACGGTGGTCTTCACCACCCAGCGCGGCGGGTACCGTGAATCGCAGGTCGACCTCGTGCTCGACGCCGTCGTCGACGTCATGCTCGCCGTCCGTTGA
- a CDS encoding lytic transglycosylase domain-containing protein produces the protein MRQPSIGRSTTPVAAPAAARSTSGPAPRTSARSAVKQGATVVFAFVASVSFLLVNVVDPFSGATASPDFAKRGERFGGAEVQAFDVDGEYTIDVSKEGYVVEKKPEVKLAPASTSASSGWAPPAITPDPGSAQAYAAGAVAARGWPSTEFDCLVALWSKESGWRVNAYNASSGAYGIPQALPGSKMATAGADWETNAATQIEWGLGYIQGRYAAPCGAWAHSQDVGWY, from the coding sequence GTGCGTCAACCGTCCATCGGCCGTTCCACGACTCCCGTCGCCGCTCCGGCCGCGGCGCGCTCGACCTCGGGCCCCGCACCGCGCACGTCGGCGCGCAGCGCCGTCAAGCAGGGCGCGACCGTCGTGTTCGCGTTCGTCGCGTCGGTCAGCTTCCTGCTCGTGAACGTGGTCGACCCGTTCTCGGGCGCCACCGCCTCGCCCGACTTCGCCAAGCGCGGCGAGCGGTTCGGCGGCGCCGAGGTGCAGGCCTTCGACGTCGACGGCGAGTACACGATCGACGTCTCCAAAGAGGGCTACGTCGTCGAGAAGAAGCCCGAAGTGAAGCTCGCACCGGCATCGACGTCCGCGTCGAGCGGCTGGGCCCCGCCGGCGATCACCCCCGACCCCGGTTCGGCGCAGGCCTACGCGGCCGGCGCCGTCGCCGCGCGCGGCTGGCCGTCGACCGAGTTCGACTGCCTCGTCGCGCTGTGGAGCAAGGAGTCGGGCTGGCGCGTGAACGCCTACAACGCGTCGAGCGGCGCCTACGGCATCCCGCAGGCCCTGCCCGGGTCGAAGATGGCCACGGCCGGCGCCGACTGGGAGACGAACGCGGCCACGCAGATCGAGTGGGGCCTCGGCTACATCCAGGGCCGCTACGCGGCGCCGTGCGGCGCGTGGGCGCACTCGCAGGACGTCGGCTGGTACTGA